One segment of Scyliorhinus torazame isolate Kashiwa2021f chromosome 14, sScyTor2.1, whole genome shotgun sequence DNA contains the following:
- the LOC140390170 gene encoding uncharacterized protein → MEGKQFTCELCDKSFSFSSHFQAHQRIHTGEKPFTCNVCDKAFSNLSTIRRHQLIHTGEKPFTCKVCDKSFSRSSILRSHKHIHTGEKQFKCELCAKAFTVSSNLLHHQTLHTGEKPFKCEVCNKTFVTSWNLLQHQMIHTGDKPFKCEVCKKTFTLSSTLVQHQRIHNGEKPFMCKVCDKSFSHSSTLRVHHRIHTGEKPFKCNVCDKLFSHSSNRRGHQRLHTGEKPFQCEICDKAFTHSTDLVKHQRIHTGVKPFTCEVCDKSFSASWYLRIQKGNHIGEKYFKSEACEKDFINPTNLLDHQKIHTVE, encoded by the coding sequence ATGGAAGGGAAACAATTCACATGTGagttgtgtgacaaatcattctcattcTCATCTCACTTTCAggcacaccaacgcattcacactggtgAGAAACCGTTCACTTGCAACGTATGTGACAAAGCATTCTCGAACTTATCAACAATCCGCAGACACCAactcattcacactggggagaaaccattcacgtgcaaggtgtgtgacaaatcattctcacggTCTTCGATCCTCCGCTCACATAAACATATTCACACAGGTGAGAAGCAGTtcaagtgtgagctgtgtgctaaaGCCTTCACCGTGTCATCGAACCTCCTCCACCATCAGACACTTCACACTGGTGAGAAACCTTTCAAGTGTGAGGTTTGCAATAAAACCTTTGTGACATCTTGGAACCTCCTTCAACACCAGATGATTCACACAGGGGACAAACCATTCAAATGTGAGGTGTGCAAAAAAACATTCACCCTGTCATCAACGCTTGTacaacaccaacgcattcacaatGGGGAGAAACCGTTCATGTGTAAGGTGTGTGATAAATCATTCTCGCACTCATCAACCCTCCGCGTACATCACcgtattcacacaggggagaaaccgttCAAGTGCAATGTGTGTGACAAATTATTTTCGCACTCATCGAACCGCCGCGGACACCAACGtcttcacacaggagagaaaccgttCCAGTGTGAGATTTGTGACAAGGCTTTCACCCACTCCACCGATCTTGTGAAGCACCAGAGGATCCACACTGGAGTGAAACCTTTTACatgcgaggtgtgtgacaaatcattctcagcgTCATGGTACCTCCGGATACAGAAAGGTAATCACATAGGGGAGAAATATTTCAAATCTGAGGCATGCGAGAAAGACTTCATCAACCCAACAAATCTGCTGGACCATCAGAAGATACACACAGTAGAGTAA